A window of the Hordeum vulgare subsp. vulgare chromosome 5H, MorexV3_pseudomolecules_assembly, whole genome shotgun sequence genome harbors these coding sequences:
- the LOC123400075 gene encoding MYB-like transcription factor ODO1 — MGRQPCCDKLGVKRGPWTAEEDRKLMGFILGNAGRCCWRAVPKLAGLLRCGKSCRLRWTNYLRPDLKRGLLTDDEERLVVDLHAKLGNRWSKIAAKLPGRTDNEIKNHWNTHIKKKLIKMGIDPVTHEPLEVRKQPLQASLSTTSTQSSTVTIECKSNNGQQCQQHDTYFNRDKDASLGDGESGPPELSGTNTNNTTSGNSGIHDQDPLVKWLLEEEDDLPTIGIVEEPWLDFTVANDVDKFNVIPSAMSWDIGATDWLLDYQDFGVGESSLLDDASIVDSSSESNL, encoded by the exons ATGGGGAGGCAGCCGTGCTGCGACAAGCTGGGGGTGAAGCGCGGGCCGTGGACGGCGGAGGAGGACCGGAAGCTGATGGGCTTCATCCTCGGCAACGCCGGGCGCTGCTGCTGGCGCGCCGTGCCCAAGCTCGCCGGCCTGCTGCGCTGCGGCAAGAGCTGCCGCCTCCGCTGGACCAACTACCTCCGCCCCGACCTCAAGCGCGGCCtcctcaccgacgacgaggaGCGGCTCGTCGTTGACCTCCATGCCAAGCTTGGCAACAG ATGGTCCAAGATTGCTGCCAAGTTACCAGGAAGAACGGATAACGAGATTAAGAACCATTGGAACACACACATAAAGAAGAAGCTTATCAAGATGGGAATCGACCCAGTCACACACGAGCCCCTTGAAGTCCGGAAGCAGCCACTGCAGGCTAGCCTATCAACAACGTCAACACAATCCTCGACGGTCACGATAGAATGCAAGTCCAACAATGGGCAACAATGCCAGCAACATGACACATACTTCAATAGGGACAAGGATGCGTCACTGGGAGATGGCGAGTCCGGCCCACCAGAGTTATCAGGCACAAACACCAACAACACAACGAGTGGTAACAGTGGCATCCATGACCAGGATCCACTCGTGAAGTGGCTGCTGGAAGAGGAGGATGACCTCCCGACCATTGGCATCGTCGAAGAGCCGTGGCTTGACTTCACAGTCGCAAATGATGTTGACAAGTTCAATGTCATTCCCTCCGCCATGTCATGGGACATTGGAGCAACAGATTGGCTGCTCGACTACCAAGATTTTGGGGTAGGGGAGTCGAGTTTGCTTGACGATGCCTCCATTGTTGACAGCTCAAGCGAATCAAACCTCTAG